The following proteins are encoded in a genomic region of Zea mays cultivar B73 chromosome 9, Zm-B73-REFERENCE-NAM-5.0, whole genome shotgun sequence:
- the LOC109942675 gene encoding zinc finger CCCH domain-containing protein 22, giving the protein MMYGNMTNQHEAFLRRKLEEEQATELQQAIELEGRRFMGLQLLDLKSRGHHHLGSGAPMPMRQATDGKGSDSNGNDNASHLEDAISIIQDKRMMSSLAMNAPAADAEGEHEEQQGEGGGGCDKKMQYWIGMEYPSHSASFHTLPSQPVQLATALEEWKNLKYAASGRVAL; this is encoded by the exons ATGATGTACGGGAACATGACTAACCAGCACGAGGCGTTCCTGAGGAGGAAGCTGGAGGAGGAGCAGGCAACTGAGCTACAGCAAGCCATAGAGCTGGAGGGGCGCCGCTTCATGGGGCTGCAGCTCCTCGACCTCAAGAGCAGGGGCCACCACCATCTCGGTTCAGGCGCGCCCATGCCTATGCGACAAGCCACCGATGGCAAAGGCAGCGACAGCAACGGGAACGACAACGCGTCCCATTTGGAGGATGCCATCAGCATCATCCAAG ATAAGAGGATGATGAGCAGCCTTGCAATGAATGCTCCTGCTGCTGATGCTGAAGGCGAGCACGAGGAGCAGCAGGGAGAGGGCGGTGGTGGCTGTGATAAGAAGATGCA GTACTGGATAGGAATGGAATACCCCTCTCACTCTGCCTCGTTTCACACGTTGCCGTCACAGCCAGTGCAGCTTGCTACTGCACTAGAGGAATGGAAGAATCTGAAGTATGCAGCGTCAGGTCGCGTCGCGCTGTGA